Genomic window (Candidatus Binatia bacterium):
CCCTTCGTGTCGAAGCCGTAGCTGCGCGTCTTCGCGCCCGGATATCCCATGAAGAGGTTGTTGAACGAGCGATTCTCTTGGATGATGAAGACGACGTGCTGAATCGGTGTCGTGCTCGCGCGCATCGCGTGCCGGACCGCGGGCGCGCCGGAGAGCGACCCGCCCGCGCCGCAACCGGCGAAGGCCAGCGCGAGTGCGGATAAAGCTGCGGTCCTAATAGCCACGCGCCACTAGTTGGGCGCACCGGGTCGCAAACCTCCGGTTCGTCGGGAGGAAGCGCCTCGCGCCGCGGCATAGGCTGCTGAGCTATGCCGAAACGTTCCGTTGCGCGCACCGTAGCCGTCGCGTTTGCGCTTGCTTTGCTCACCGCCTGCGGCGCGGGAACGCCGGCGGGGGTTTCGCCGTCGTTGTCGCAAGCAACAGCGCTGCGGGCGGCGCGGAGCGGCACCGGCGCCGGGAAGATCCAACACGTCGTCTTCATCGTCCAAGAGAACCGGAGTTTCGACAACCTCTTTCAAGGCTATCCCGGCGCGGACACGCAGTCGTGGGGCAAGAACTCGAAGGGCGACACGATTCAGCTGCGGCCTATGAGCCTCGCGCGCGCCTATGAGATCGATCACTCCGCGCACGCGATGTTCACCGCGTGCGACGGAACCGGCACCTTGCCGGGAACGAAATGCCGCATGGACTCCTTCGACAAGGAGCAGGCCTTCTTGGCGCCGCCCAACCCACAGTTCGTCTACGTTCCGCACAACCAGTCGAAGCCGTACTTCGACATGGCGCACGAGTGGGTGCTCGCCGATCGCATGTTCCAGTCGCAGCTCGACGAGAGCTTCGTCGCACATCAGTACGTCATCGCCGCGCAGGCACAGTCGAGCGTGGATTTGCCCGACGGTAAGTGGGGCTGCGAAGGGGGATCGTCGGACATCGTCCAGATGATCACCGACTCGCGCGTGTACGGCGGATGGCAGCAGGCGTGCTTCGACTATCAGACGCTCGGCGACGAGCTAGACGGCGCGAAGCTGACGTGGCGATTCTACACCAG
Coding sequences:
- a CDS encoding alkaline phosphatase family protein, with protein sequence MPKRSVARTVAVAFALALLTACGAGTPAGVSPSLSQATALRAARSGTGAGKIQHVVFIVQENRSFDNLFQGYPGADTQSWGKNSKGDTIQLRPMSLARAYEIDHSAHAMFTACDGTGTLPGTKCRMDSFDKEQAFLAPPNPQFVYVPHNQSKPYFDMAHEWVLADRMFQSQLDESFVAHQYVIAAQAQSSVDLPDGKWGCEGGSSDIVQMITDSRVYGGWQQACFDYQTLGDELDGAKLTWRFYTSKYTSPNGGEWSGYQAVKHIFDGPDWSNVITPQKKFLTDVAAGTLDNFTWITPTCKNSDHIDCGSATGPSWVTALVNAVGESQFWDSTAIFVIWDDWGGLYDHVPPPYRGYDGVGFRVPMLVISPYARKNFVSHKQYETASVLRFAENLFNLGQLSQADARATSPAQDCFDFTKPPRAFGPIKAPKGAQYFLHQAPDFRIPDEQ